A genomic stretch from Pararhizobium sp. IMCC21322 includes:
- a CDS encoding ABC transporter ATP-binding protein — protein MPSSQNTDQLAAPAIRLDDVHLSLGSGAGRVHILKGFSFEVERGTSLGLIGPSGSGKSTLLMVIGGLERADSGVVEIAGQSFEKLSEDQLAVFRGRHIGIVFQSFHLIANMTALENVAVPLELAGVPDAFDRARSELESVGLGERVTHYPSELSGGEQQRVAIARALAPRPAILIADEPTGNLDDETGQEITNLMFKIQKERGMTLVLVTHDGGLANSCERVVAIRSGEIFEDRAAGDVLLQSA, from the coding sequence ATACCTTCTTCCCAGAACACTGATCAGCTGGCAGCGCCCGCAATCCGTCTTGATGATGTGCATCTAAGCCTAGGCTCCGGTGCGGGCCGGGTACATATTCTGAAAGGGTTTTCGTTTGAAGTCGAACGTGGCACCTCGCTAGGACTTATTGGTCCCAGTGGATCCGGCAAGTCGACCCTGTTGATGGTGATTGGCGGACTGGAGCGGGCTGATAGCGGCGTTGTGGAGATTGCCGGACAATCCTTTGAGAAACTCAGTGAAGATCAGCTGGCTGTGTTTCGCGGACGGCATATCGGAATTGTCTTCCAGTCCTTCCACCTGATTGCCAACATGACAGCTCTGGAGAATGTTGCCGTGCCGCTGGAACTGGCCGGTGTGCCGGACGCTTTTGACCGGGCGCGCAGTGAGCTGGAAAGTGTCGGACTTGGAGAGCGTGTGACCCATTACCCGTCTGAACTGTCGGGCGGGGAGCAGCAGCGCGTTGCCATCGCCAGAGCCCTTGCACCCAGACCAGCCATTTTGATCGCTGATGAGCCAACCGGCAATCTGGATGATGAAACCGGCCAGGAAATTACCAATCTGATGTTCAAAATTCAAAAAGAGCGCGGCATGACACTTGTCTTGGTGACCCATGATGGAGGTCTCGCAAATTCCTGCGAGCGCGTTGTCGCCATTCGTTCCGGCGAGATTTTTGAAGATCGCGCAGCGGGCGACGTGCTGCTGCAAAGCGCATGA
- a CDS encoding arylesterase, with protein MHYKIIPVAFLLTWLTAIWTGPAMAEEKIILAAFGDSLSAGYQLPPEAAFPVQLQKALTAKGLDVEVRNVAVSGDTTSGGLARLDWSISDDVDGVIYELGANDALRGVNPAITRDAVDAALARFTERDIEVLVAGMLAPPNLGTEYGNAFNTIFPDLAKKYDTVFYPFFLDGVAGDATLNLPDRIHPTAEGVAIIVERILPDVEALLARIELDRTKNAS; from the coding sequence ATGCATTACAAAATAATACCTGTTGCGTTTCTGCTTACGTGGCTAACAGCCATCTGGACCGGTCCAGCCATGGCAGAGGAGAAGATCATTCTCGCAGCCTTCGGCGATAGCTTGTCAGCCGGCTACCAATTACCGCCCGAAGCGGCCTTTCCCGTACAGCTGCAAAAGGCGCTGACTGCAAAAGGACTGGATGTGGAAGTCCGCAATGTCGCCGTTTCTGGAGATACCACAAGCGGCGGCTTGGCGCGGCTCGACTGGTCAATTAGCGACGATGTGGACGGCGTGATTTATGAACTGGGCGCCAATGATGCCCTGCGTGGCGTGAACCCCGCCATCACGCGCGATGCGGTGGACGCAGCTCTTGCCCGGTTTACCGAGCGCGATATTGAAGTGCTGGTTGCCGGAATGCTTGCCCCGCCCAATCTGGGCACTGAATACGGCAATGCCTTCAACACCATTTTTCCGGACCTTGCCAAAAAATATGACACTGTGTTTTATCCGTTCTTTCTGGACGGTGTTGCTGGCGATGCAACATTGAACCTGCCAGACAGAATTCACCCCACTGCAGAAGGTGTCGCCATCATTGTGGAGCGCATTCTGCCGGATGTGGAAGCCCTGCTGGCAAGAATCGAACTGGACAGAACCAAAAACGCCTCGTAA
- a CDS encoding aldo/keto reductase, translated as MDMRRLGRTDITVSSLCLGTMTFGEQNTRADGFAQMDRALEGGINFFDTAELYAVPPKAATVGRSEEIVGDWFEARNNRDQVILATKVVGRSSNKWFREDGALPKLDRQNIMEAVDGSLTRLKTDYIDLYQIHWPDRKMPSFGASPMQFKKPEPHEDEVPIEETLEVMSELVTAGKIRAIGLSNESSWGAMKYLEAHRHKGLERVHSIQNTYNLVNRTFEVNLAELAIREDVRLLAYSSLAQGYLTGKYLNGALPKGARRTLFDRQDRYEGPGAEEAYTAYVALAKEFGIDPAQMAIAFAASRPFATANIIGATNLEQLDNAIAAADLTITEELENRINELHVIHGNPCP; from the coding sequence ATGGACATGCGCAGGCTTGGCCGCACTGATATAACTGTTTCTTCCCTTTGCCTTGGCACCATGACCTTTGGCGAGCAGAACACACGGGCCGACGGCTTTGCCCAGATGGACCGCGCCCTTGAGGGCGGCATCAATTTCTTCGACACCGCAGAATTATATGCCGTACCGCCAAAAGCCGCGACGGTCGGACGCTCCGAGGAAATTGTTGGCGACTGGTTTGAAGCACGCAACAACCGCGATCAGGTGATTCTTGCAACCAAAGTTGTGGGCCGCAGCAGCAATAAATGGTTTCGGGAGGATGGCGCGCTGCCGAAACTCGACCGCCAGAACATAATGGAGGCGGTCGACGGAAGTCTGACCCGGCTCAAGACCGATTATATCGACCTTTATCAGATTCACTGGCCGGACCGGAAAATGCCAAGCTTCGGCGCCAGCCCCATGCAGTTCAAGAAACCGGAACCGCATGAAGACGAAGTTCCAATCGAAGAAACACTGGAAGTGATGAGCGAGTTGGTCACCGCCGGGAAAATCCGCGCCATCGGCCTGTCTAATGAAAGCAGTTGGGGTGCCATGAAATATCTGGAGGCCCATCGCCACAAGGGTCTGGAACGCGTCCATTCCATCCAGAACACCTATAATCTCGTCAACCGCACCTTTGAGGTCAATCTGGCAGAACTGGCTATCCGGGAAGATGTTCGGCTGCTGGCCTATTCCAGCCTCGCCCAGGGCTATCTAACGGGAAAATACCTGAACGGTGCCCTGCCCAAAGGCGCAAGGCGCACCCTGTTTGACCGTCAGGACCGCTATGAAGGCCCCGGTGCCGAAGAGGCCTATACCGCTTATGTGGCGCTGGCAAAAGAGTTTGGCATCGATCCCGCCCAGATGGCCATTGCCTTCGCCGCATCCCGCCCTTTCGCCACCGCCAACATCATCGGCGCGACAAATCTGGAGCAATTGGACAATGCGATTGCGGCAGCCGATCTGACCATCACCGAAGAACTGGAAAACCGGATTAACGAATTACACGTCATACACGGCAATCCCTGCCCTTGA
- a CDS encoding nuclear transport factor 2 family protein, translating into MASDPGQNKINAQAFYDLMFNQCQPRAAIEAYVGDQYIQHNPHVADGKEAFIAYFERMARDYPGKKTIFKRAVAEDNIVVLHCHQLWPGSDDYAGIDIFRFDENGKIVEHWDVLQVITDGSANDNGLF; encoded by the coding sequence ATGGCGTCAGACCCGGGACAGAACAAGATCAATGCACAGGCCTTTTATGATCTGATGTTCAATCAATGTCAGCCGCGCGCAGCTATCGAAGCCTATGTGGGTGACCAATACATCCAGCACAATCCGCATGTTGCGGATGGCAAAGAAGCCTTTATTGCGTATTTCGAGCGCATGGCGCGGGACTATCCCGGCAAGAAAACCATTTTCAAACGAGCTGTTGCGGAAGACAATATAGTGGTGCTGCACTGCCATCAGCTATGGCCGGGCAGTGATGATTATGCCGGTATCGATATCTTTCGCTTTGATGAAAACGGGAAAATCGTTGAGCACTGGGACGTGTTGCAGGTGATTACGGATGGGTCCGCAAATGACAATGGGTTGTTCTGA
- a CDS encoding FMN-binding negative transcriptional regulator — translation MYQPLFREDRLDVMQDLICAQPLATLVSSAAGQLQADHVPLVLHADQSDKGLLRGHVAKANGLWRNRAELETVMAIFQGPQSYVTPSWYPSKQAHGKVVPTWNYVVVHARGAFRFVDDTDWLMVHLAELTRQHEQDRAEPWAVSDAPADYVSRQLRGIVGVELTIESLEGVWKVSQNRDMRDRAGVQEGLLREQTADADAISNLIGTA, via the coding sequence ATGTACCAGCCTTTGTTCCGCGAAGACCGTCTTGATGTGATGCAGGATTTGATATGTGCGCAGCCCTTGGCGACACTGGTGTCGTCTGCGGCAGGCCAATTACAGGCGGACCATGTGCCGTTGGTTTTGCATGCGGACCAGTCTGATAAGGGCCTGCTGCGTGGTCATGTTGCCAAAGCCAATGGGTTGTGGCGCAATCGGGCTGAACTGGAAACTGTGATGGCAATCTTTCAGGGACCGCAGAGTTATGTCACGCCCTCATGGTACCCATCGAAGCAGGCGCACGGCAAGGTCGTGCCGACGTGGAATTATGTGGTGGTTCACGCGCGCGGTGCGTTTCGGTTTGTTGATGATACTGATTGGCTGATGGTTCATCTTGCTGAGCTGACCCGTCAGCATGAGCAAGACAGAGCCGAGCCTTGGGCCGTTTCCGATGCGCCCGCCGATTATGTGTCGCGGCAATTGCGCGGAATTGTCGGCGTGGAACTGACTATCGAGAGCCTTGAGGGCGTCTGGAAGGTCAGCCAGAACCGCGACATGCGCGACAGGGCCGGAGTTCAGGAAGGGCTTTTGCGGGAACAAACAGCAGATGCTGATGCAATTTCAAATCTGATTGGAACTGCATAA
- a CDS encoding VOC family protein, with protein sequence MKPRISMIALAVADVQRSVAFYHDGLGFPKMDSPPGVAFFNLNGTWLGLSEREALAEDATVSAEGSGYNNFSLAHNVASKEEVDAVFAQALKAGAKAVKPVQEASWGGYHGYVSDPDGHLWEIAYNPYFWIGPKD encoded by the coding sequence ATGAAACCAAGAATTAGCATGATCGCACTTGCCGTTGCAGATGTGCAGCGGTCCGTCGCATTTTACCATGATGGGCTGGGATTTCCCAAAATGGATTCACCGCCTGGCGTCGCTTTCTTCAATCTGAATGGCACATGGCTTGGTCTGTCTGAACGAGAGGCATTGGCCGAAGACGCGACGGTTTCGGCAGAAGGCAGCGGCTACAACAATTTCAGTCTGGCCCACAATGTAGCTTCCAAAGAGGAAGTCGACGCTGTTTTCGCGCAGGCCCTGAAGGCTGGCGCAAAAGCGGTAAAACCTGTGCAGGAAGCCTCCTGGGGCGGCTATCACGGCTATGTCAGCGATCCGGACGGGCATCTTTGGGAAATCGCATATAATCCGTATTTCTGGATCGGGCCAAAAGATTAA
- a CDS encoding endonuclease/exonuclease/phosphatase family protein: MKIMSLNGWGGRLGNELLAYVRQADPDVLCLQEVVHTPGTQKDWLSYRDQGLELPQKANFFAEVSKSLPNHRAIFCPAAQGDLWDGAERIPSQWGLATFIRDTMPVIAQYQGFVHGTFSANGYGAHPRSRSAHAVRLFDFEQQVPVVIAHMHGLRDLAGKHDTPERLAQARKLAELVQSVAQPGDPIIVCGDFNVLPDSETFEILGELGLTDLVQSAGAGGTRTSHYTKPGRFADYLLVNSAAHVSAFEIVRDPEISDHCPLVVKLGDC, from the coding sequence ATGAAAATCATGTCTTTAAATGGTTGGGGCGGTCGGCTGGGCAACGAATTGCTTGCCTATGTTCGTCAGGCTGACCCGGATGTTCTGTGCCTTCAGGAAGTGGTGCATACGCCCGGCACGCAAAAGGACTGGTTGAGCTATCGCGACCAGGGTTTGGAATTGCCCCAAAAAGCCAATTTCTTTGCCGAAGTTTCAAAATCACTTCCGAACCACAGGGCGATTTTCTGCCCCGCAGCACAGGGTGATTTGTGGGATGGCGCAGAGCGCATTCCTTCACAATGGGGACTGGCGACCTTCATCCGCGATACCATGCCCGTCATCGCCCAGTATCAGGGTTTTGTTCATGGCACATTTTCAGCAAACGGGTATGGCGCGCATCCGCGCTCCAGAAGCGCGCACGCTGTGCGGCTGTTTGATTTCGAACAGCAAGTACCTGTTGTCATCGCACATATGCATGGGTTGCGTGACCTTGCCGGCAAACACGATACGCCAGAGCGGCTGGCGCAGGCGCGCAAACTGGCGGAACTGGTGCAGTCTGTTGCCCAGCCGGGTGATCCCATAATTGTATGCGGAGATTTCAATGTTCTGCCCGACAGCGAAACTTTTGAAATTCTGGGTGAATTGGGCCTGACCGACCTTGTGCAAAGTGCGGGCGCTGGCGGTACTAGAACATCGCATTATACCAAGCCGGGCCGTTTTGCAGATTACTTGCTTGTTAATTCTGCCGCGCATGTCTCGGCCTTCGAAATTGTGAGAGACCCCGAGATTTCTGACCATTGCCCGTTGGTTGTGAAGCTCGGAGATTGCTGA
- a CDS encoding cupin domain-containing protein: protein MCSDNNAGTARPTIQIENAKTRVTEWRFPKRGDNTGWHRHEYDYVVVPLFDGNLEIETAGGERSIAAMQNGVPYFRALGVEHDVINGNDFECAFVEIEFLDR from the coding sequence ATGTGCAGCGACAACAACGCCGGGACGGCCAGACCGACCATCCAGATTGAAAATGCCAAAACACGGGTCACCGAATGGCGCTTTCCAAAACGGGGCGACAATACTGGCTGGCACAGGCATGAATATGATTATGTGGTTGTGCCGCTGTTTGACGGAAATCTGGAAATTGAAACAGCAGGCGGGGAGCGGAGTATCGCTGCCATGCAAAACGGCGTTCCCTATTTCCGTGCGTTGGGCGTGGAGCATGATGTGATCAATGGCAATGATTTTGAGTGTGCTTTCGTCGAGATCGAATTTCTGGATCGCTAG
- a CDS encoding GFA family protein: MALPHTGGCLCGATRYEITGEPAFTIQCYCRDCQRISGAGNLPLYVVPRDCFSVTGPVKTHSRKSETGNDLELTFCGNCASPICNINSKLADKVFVMAGSLDDTAFFSTETKIYEASRQPWDKS, from the coding sequence ATGGCGTTACCACACACCGGCGGGTGCCTTTGCGGCGCAACGCGTTATGAAATCACCGGCGAACCTGCCTTTACGATCCAGTGTTATTGCCGGGATTGTCAGCGCATTTCGGGGGCGGGCAATCTGCCACTCTATGTGGTTCCGCGTGATTGTTTCTCAGTGACCGGTCCGGTGAAAACCCATTCCCGAAAATCCGAGACCGGTAATGATCTGGAATTGACGTTTTGCGGAAACTGCGCCTCGCCCATTTGCAATATCAATTCAAAGCTGGCCGACAAGGTTTTCGTGATGGCAGGCTCACTGGATGATACGGCTTTTTTTTCCACCGAGACCAAAATTTACGAAGCCTCCCGTCAGCCTTGGGACAAGAGCTAG
- a CDS encoding MarR family winged helix-turn-helix transcriptional regulator: protein MTDISTKVPTKVLAKAPAKADELFCFYVYSAAHVINRAYTPLLKPLGLTYPQYITLTLLWEEDGQSVGQLANRLKMESSTLTPLLKRLEKLGSVTRKRGIEDERQVFVSLTESGKALQEHAPRITECLISATGLDMERLEVLVATLGELTENLTADSG from the coding sequence ATGACTGACATTTCAACCAAAGTGCCGACCAAAGTGCTGGCCAAAGCGCCAGCCAAAGCAGATGAGCTGTTCTGCTTTTATGTCTATAGCGCAGCACATGTGATCAACCGGGCCTATACGCCATTGCTGAAACCGTTGGGGCTGACCTATCCGCAATACATTACGCTCACCCTTTTGTGGGAAGAGGATGGGCAGAGCGTGGGGCAGCTGGCCAACCGCCTGAAGATGGAATCCAGCACCCTGACGCCGCTTCTCAAACGGTTGGAAAAGCTTGGTTCTGTAACCCGTAAACGCGGCATTGAGGATGAGCGGCAGGTTTTTGTCAGTTTGACCGAAAGTGGCAAGGCGCTGCAAGAACATGCGCCCCGGATTACGGAATGTCTGATTTCCGCAACGGGGCTTGATATGGAGCGGTTGGAGGTGCTGGTAGCGACACTTGGTGAATTGACAGAAAATCTGACTGCGGATTCTGGCTAG
- a CDS encoding hexameric tyrosine-coordinated heme protein: MSWLPTLITKTPEEGYELAIKLSRMAVKKTQPDDAARGRMRPDYSNNADSLTMASHVVATNFQTVAQANDYWRG, translated from the coding sequence ATGTCCTGGTTGCCAACACTCATCACCAAAACGCCTGAAGAGGGCTACGAGCTCGCCATAAAACTGTCCCGCATGGCCGTCAAAAAAACCCAGCCCGACGACGCAGCCCGCGGCCGCATGCGCCCCGACTATTCCAATAATGCCGACAGCCTGACCATGGCCTCCCATGTGGTGGCGACAAATTTCCAGACAGTGGCACAGGCGAATGATTATTGGCGGGGGTAA
- a CDS encoding peptidoglycan-binding protein, with amino-acid sequence MSILKQGMSGAPVKRLQEKLGIGADGIFGSGTKKAVMEYQRANGLAVDGIAGPDTFTAMGLQELVLLRVGSRGAAVKQLQEALGIGADGIYGKGTRQAVMDYQKANNLSADGMAGPSTLASMDSFADFTTETVARAEVQPDEDHFDSEDMPEIKGSDPVQGSAAEAAPDKSLWGKVTGWFG; translated from the coding sequence ATGTCTATTTTGAAACAGGGAATGTCCGGTGCCCCGGTCAAGCGTCTGCAGGAAAAGCTTGGCATCGGCGCCGACGGTATTTTCGGTAGCGGCACTAAAAAGGCCGTCATGGAGTACCAAAGGGCCAATGGCCTGGCCGTTGATGGCATTGCCGGACCGGATACATTCACAGCCATGGGCTTGCAGGAACTGGTCCTGTTGCGCGTCGGGTCCCGTGGCGCGGCGGTGAAGCAGCTGCAGGAAGCACTTGGCATCGGTGCTGACGGCATCTACGGCAAGGGCACCAGGCAGGCGGTCATGGATTATCAGAAAGCCAACAACCTGAGCGCAGACGGCATGGCAGGTCCTTCAACCCTTGCCAGCATGGATTCCTTTGCCGATTTCACAACCGAGACGGTTGCACGCGCAGAAGTCCAGCCCGACGAAGATCATTTCGACAGCGAAGACATGCCAGAAATCAAAGGCAGCGACCCGGTCCAGGGATCAGCTGCAGAAGCTGCACCCGATAAATCCCTCTGGGGCAAGGTCACAGGTTGGTTTGGCTGA
- a CDS encoding alpha/beta fold hydrolase — translation MPHVFKSVLSTSLLALTLAMPSITPSSALAAETATMLDVSQTAFRYEIIDGLSVAYREAGDPTNPTVLLLHGFPTSSHMFRNLIPELAKTYHVIAPDYPGYGASDMPDAADFEYSFANTAAIITELLDQKNVDDYAVYLMDYGAPVGFRMFAENPERVSGFIIQNGNAYEEGLQEFWDPLKAYWADPSAENGDALRGFLEMDATKWQFTHGTQNPEAISPDNFWHVQYLLDRPGNQEVQLEMFLDYGTNVAEYSKWQALFREHQTPTLLMWGENDHIFPADGAHPYKRDLENLEFHLLDTGHFALEEYGNEIASQMIDFLDRNAKR, via the coding sequence ATGCCCCATGTCTTCAAATCCGTATTGAGCACCAGCCTTTTGGCGTTGACCTTAGCGATGCCAAGCATAACGCCTTCGTCTGCACTCGCCGCAGAGACTGCAACCATGCTCGATGTTTCGCAGACGGCGTTTCGATACGAAATCATTGACGGTCTAAGTGTCGCTTATCGTGAAGCGGGCGATCCGACAAATCCAACGGTTCTATTGCTGCACGGATTTCCAACGTCGTCGCATATGTTCCGCAACCTGATTCCCGAACTTGCAAAAACCTATCACGTCATCGCGCCAGATTATCCCGGTTACGGTGCATCCGATATGCCGGACGCAGCAGATTTCGAATACTCATTTGCTAACACGGCAGCAATCATAACGGAGTTGTTGGATCAGAAGAACGTTGATGACTACGCTGTCTATCTGATGGATTATGGCGCACCTGTCGGGTTCCGGATGTTTGCGGAAAACCCGGAACGGGTCTCTGGCTTTATTATCCAAAATGGCAACGCCTATGAGGAGGGTTTGCAGGAGTTCTGGGATCCGCTCAAAGCTTATTGGGCTGATCCTTCTGCTGAAAATGGTGACGCGCTGCGTGGCTTTTTGGAGATGGATGCGACGAAGTGGCAGTTCACTCACGGTACCCAAAATCCTGAGGCCATCAGCCCCGATAATTTCTGGCATGTTCAGTATCTGTTAGACAGGCCTGGCAACCAAGAGGTTCAGCTTGAGATGTTCCTGGATTATGGAACCAACGTCGCTGAATATTCGAAGTGGCAGGCCCTGTTTCGGGAACACCAGACACCGACGTTGCTTATGTGGGGTGAAAACGACCACATTTTTCCAGCGGATGGCGCGCATCCCTACAAGCGAGATCTCGAGAATCTGGAGTTCCATCTGCTTGATACCGGTCACTTCGCGCTTGAGGAATACGGCAACGAGATTGCAAGTCAGATGATCGATTTTTTAGATCGAAACGCCAAGCGGTAA